Proteins encoded in a region of the Cytobacillus pseudoceanisediminis genome:
- the cmpA gene encoding cortex morphogenetic protein CmpA, with product MPVWFQNQIQRAFYEKDRYQIKLLNQCWFFYRKKHCS from the coding sequence ATGCCTGTATGGTTTCAAAACCAAATCCAGCGTGCTTTTTATGAAAAGGACCGGTATCAGATCAAGCTGCTGAATCAGTGCTGGTTTTTCTATAGAAAGAAACACTGCTCATAA